The Luteimonas sp. YGD11-2 genome has a window encoding:
- a CDS encoding VanZ family protein, which yields MSRLRPGRPLKPFRRPWLWAGLWIAAIATVLVASLSPAPPLPPVDNSDKLGHFLAYAVLAIGAVQLYARWASLLGAGIGLVLLGIGIEYAQGTLTATRMGDPADALANTLGVIAGLATRLTPWRDALLRFDGGRR from the coding sequence GTGAGCCGGCTGCGCCCGGGCCGCCCGCTGAAACCGTTCCGCCGCCCGTGGCTGTGGGCGGGGCTGTGGATCGCGGCGATCGCCACGGTACTGGTGGCGTCACTGTCGCCGGCGCCGCCGCTGCCGCCGGTCGACAACAGCGACAAGCTCGGCCACTTCCTCGCCTATGCAGTGCTGGCGATCGGCGCGGTGCAGCTGTACGCGCGCTGGGCGTCACTGCTGGGTGCCGGGATCGGCCTGGTGCTGCTGGGCATCGGCATCGAATACGCGCAGGGCACCCTCACCGCGACCCGCATGGGGGATCCGGCCGACGCACTCGCCAACACCCTGGGCGTCATCGCCGGGCTGGCAACGCGGCTGACGCCATGGCGCGATGCGCTGCTGCGGTTCGACGGCGGGCGTCGCTAG
- a CDS encoding SAM-dependent methyltransferase, which produces MPDLHAHLPDAALALSARLQGLIRDEIHATPGRAIPFYRFMELALYTPGLGYYSAGMAKFGAEGDFVTAPELGTLFAGAVADALAPVLRQLGADAQFVEIGGGSGRFAEHAIRRLVALDTLPARYAILEPSADLRERQRDHLQRVLPAEAFARVAWLDGPLQEPWRGVLFANEVIDALPTPRFTIRDGEVFEEHVTVDADGAFAITDRPADALLAAAVRHVERQLDTPFAEGYRSELLPQLPYWIQAVIGGLDAGAMLFVDYGHARRDYYRPERRDGTLRAFSRHRVGSDVLARPGLQDLTASVDFTALAEAGTGAGFDFAGYCNQASFLLGNGIDRLLVDLEAEAGDEAARYRLRQEVKQLTHPDAMGERFQVMGFARDVDLDHAFLAGDLSHRL; this is translated from the coding sequence ATGCCAGACCTGCACGCCCACCTGCCCGACGCCGCCCTCGCGCTCAGCGCCCGGCTGCAGGGACTGATCCGCGACGAGATCCACGCCACGCCGGGCCGTGCGATCCCGTTCTACCGCTTCATGGAGCTGGCGCTGTACACGCCCGGCCTGGGGTATTACAGCGCCGGCATGGCCAAGTTCGGCGCCGAGGGCGATTTCGTCACCGCACCGGAACTGGGCACGCTGTTCGCCGGGGCGGTGGCCGATGCGCTGGCACCGGTACTGCGCCAGCTCGGCGCCGATGCCCAGTTCGTCGAGATCGGCGGCGGCAGCGGCCGTTTCGCCGAACACGCGATCCGTCGCCTGGTCGCGCTCGACACGCTGCCCGCGCGCTACGCCATCCTCGAGCCCAGCGCGGACCTGCGCGAGCGCCAGCGCGACCACCTGCAGCGCGTGCTGCCTGCCGAGGCATTCGCGCGCGTGGCCTGGCTCGACGGCCCGCTGCAGGAGCCGTGGCGCGGCGTGCTGTTCGCCAACGAGGTGATCGACGCGCTGCCAACACCGCGCTTCACCATCCGCGACGGTGAAGTCTTCGAGGAGCACGTCACGGTCGATGCGGACGGCGCATTCGCCATCACCGACCGCCCGGCGGATGCGCTGCTCGCCGCGGCCGTGCGCCATGTCGAACGCCAGCTGGACACCCCGTTCGCCGAGGGCTACCGCTCCGAACTGCTGCCGCAACTGCCGTACTGGATCCAGGCGGTGATCGGCGGGCTGGATGCCGGCGCGATGCTGTTCGTGGACTACGGCCACGCGCGCCGCGACTACTACCGCCCCGAGCGCCGCGACGGCACGCTGCGCGCGTTCAGCCGCCACCGCGTGGGCAGCGATGTGCTGGCGCGTCCGGGATTGCAGGACCTCACCGCGTCGGTGGATTTCACTGCGCTGGCCGAGGCCGGCACCGGGGCCGGCTTCGATTTCGCCGGCTACTGCAACCAGGCCAGCTTCCTGCTCGGCAACGGCATCGACCGCCTGCTGGTCGACCTCGAGGCGGAGGCCGGCGACGAGGCCGCGCGCTACCGGCTGCGCCAGGAGGTCAAGCAGCTGACCCATCCCGACGCGATGGGCGAGCGCTTCCAGGTGATGGGTTTCGCCCGCGACGTCGACCTCGACCACGCTTTCCTCGCCGGTGACCTGAGCCACCGGCTGTGA
- a CDS encoding phosphotransferase translates to MHAPAIVHAIPDALRATQRLAWTRAATGEPALELQRASMDAGFRSYWRTRGAGPGRIVMDSPPDLEDVRPWLEVRDLLDAGGVRVPRVDARDVDAGFLLLEDLGGDTCLQALARLDADALMEAAFDQLLRVQAVAPPAHLPAYDAPMLLRELALFDDWFLGRHLGVELDADERAALDGVKALLVDAMLAQPQVLVHRDYMLRNLMPVADGVAVLDFQDAVRGPVAYDPVCLLRDAFHSWPEARVEGWLARYHARALAAGLPVPARERFLRDAALTGVQRHLKVMGIFARLHHRDGKPKYLVDAPRFLGYLDVVIPQYPELAPLGVLLDRHVRPRLAGATRSA, encoded by the coding sequence ATGCACGCACCCGCCATCGTCCACGCCATCCCCGACGCGCTGCGCGCCACGCAGCGACTGGCCTGGACGCGCGCGGCCACCGGTGAACCGGCGCTGGAGCTGCAGCGCGCATCGATGGATGCGGGCTTCCGCAGCTACTGGCGCACCCGGGGCGCGGGCCCCGGCCGCATCGTCATGGATTCGCCGCCCGACCTCGAGGACGTGCGGCCGTGGCTCGAGGTGCGTGACCTGCTCGACGCCGGCGGTGTGCGCGTGCCGCGCGTCGATGCGCGCGATGTCGACGCCGGCTTCCTGCTGCTGGAAGACCTCGGCGGCGACACCTGCCTGCAGGCGCTGGCGCGGCTGGATGCCGATGCGCTGATGGAGGCCGCGTTCGACCAGCTGCTGCGCGTGCAGGCGGTCGCGCCGCCCGCGCACCTGCCGGCCTACGACGCGCCGATGCTGCTGCGCGAACTGGCGCTGTTCGACGACTGGTTCCTCGGCCGCCACCTCGGCGTTGAACTCGATGCCGACGAACGCGCCGCGCTCGACGGGGTGAAGGCGCTACTGGTCGACGCGATGCTGGCGCAGCCGCAGGTGCTGGTGCACCGCGACTACATGTTGCGCAACCTGATGCCGGTGGCCGACGGCGTGGCGGTGCTCGATTTCCAGGATGCGGTGCGCGGGCCCGTCGCCTACGACCCGGTATGCCTGCTGCGCGATGCCTTCCACAGCTGGCCGGAAGCGCGTGTGGAAGGCTGGCTGGCGCGCTACCACGCGCGCGCGCTGGCCGCCGGCCTCCCGGTGCCCGCGCGCGAACGCTTCCTTCGCGATGCGGCGCTGACCGGCGTGCAGCGCCACCTCAAGGTCATGGGGATCTTCGCGCGGCTGCACCACCGCGATGGCAAGCCAAAATACCTGGTCGACGCACCGCGCTTCCTCGGCTATCTCGATGTGGTGATCCCGCAGTATCCGGAACTCGCACCGCTGGGCGTGCTGCTCGACCGCCATGTGCGGCCGCGGCTGGCCGGCGCAACAAGGTCCGCATAA
- a CDS encoding pteridine reductase produces the protein MTDRPAPVALVTGSAHRLGNAIARRLHAAGYDLALHYRSQRPELDTLLADLEAARPGSTLALQAELADTGRLPALVEKTVARFGRLDALVNNASSYFATPLAAATTGDWDRLFASNAQAPFFLAQAAAPHLRAARGAIVNMTDIYARHPRADHALYCMAKAALEAATRSLALDLAPQVRVNSVAPGAILWGDGAGDDDPARQQSMLARTPLARTGTPDEVAGAVLWLLRDATYLTGESLRVDGGRLVAG, from the coding sequence ATGACCGACCGCCCCGCCCCCGTCGCCCTCGTCACCGGCAGCGCGCACCGCCTCGGCAATGCGATCGCCCGGCGCCTGCATGCGGCCGGCTACGACCTCGCCCTGCACTACCGCAGCCAGCGGCCGGAGCTGGACACGCTGCTGGCCGACCTGGAAGCCGCACGTCCGGGCAGCACGCTCGCGCTGCAGGCGGAACTGGCCGACACCGGGCGCCTGCCCGCGCTGGTCGAGAAGACAGTGGCGCGCTTCGGTCGCCTCGATGCGCTGGTCAACAACGCCTCGTCCTACTTCGCCACGCCGCTGGCTGCGGCCACCACAGGCGACTGGGACCGGCTGTTCGCCAGCAACGCGCAGGCGCCGTTCTTCCTTGCCCAGGCGGCGGCACCGCACCTGCGCGCGGCCCGCGGCGCGATCGTCAACATGACCGACATCTACGCCCGCCATCCGCGCGCCGACCACGCGCTGTACTGCATGGCCAAGGCGGCGCTGGAAGCGGCGACGCGCTCGCTGGCGCTGGACCTGGCACCGCAGGTGCGGGTCAACAGCGTGGCCCCCGGCGCGATCCTCTGGGGCGACGGTGCCGGCGATGACGACCCCGCACGCCAGCAGTCGATGCTCGCGCGCACGCCGCTGGCGCGCACCGGCACCCCCGACGAGGTCGCCGGCGCGGTGCTGTGGCTGCTGCGCGACGCGACCTATCTGACCGGCGAGAGCCTGCGCGTGGACGGCGGGCGGCTGGTCGCCGGCTGA
- a CDS encoding lytic transglycosylase domain-containing protein produces MLAFVLLALSVTATHAQPAADAGLRGAFAAAARGQTVPAHMSGHPAYGWVEFTALRRNLATLPASQADAFMQRYRGQAVAEVFREEWLRALHRRQDWAGIRAAWAPTIDNTALRCIELDARQRLGAADARWDQEVAAIWTSSGNSLPDECDAPFAAATTRGSLTPALRWQRLELAAAEWNPAVMRSAAAGLSGGERALAEDYAAFVQAPHNRALLWPKTPRSRLVASHGLAKLGREDPDAAEARLPALAQALGFDDSERGRVLHQIALWTVASYLPRSAERLAAVPMAAYDERLHEWQVREAITRSDWKTALAAIQRMPPTQRNDSRWTYFAGRMHELLGEAQAARTQLTRAAGEATFHGFLAADRLGQPYALCPLELPADAAARARVANRPEMVRAMALFGADRPGWATREWNAALETFSDAERRIAVAVAQDHGWFDRAVFSLGRQPEETRYYTLRFPLHHDDLIRAEARRHNLDPAWIAAEIRAESTFNPRARSPADARGLMQVIPATGQAVARRLGEPWGGAESLYDAAVSIRLGTAYLREMKERYGLPYVAIAAYNAGPAPTRRWMEQRPGMDPDLWIETISYRETREYVARVLAFSVIYDWRLHGAAVPVSERMQGRVDAPRKPFACPA; encoded by the coding sequence GTGCTCGCGTTCGTCCTGCTGGCACTGTCCGTCACCGCAACGCATGCGCAACCGGCCGCCGATGCCGGGCTGCGGGGCGCGTTCGCAGCCGCCGCGCGTGGCCAGACCGTACCGGCGCACATGAGCGGCCATCCGGCCTACGGCTGGGTGGAGTTCACCGCCCTGCGCCGCAATCTCGCCACGCTGCCGGCGTCCCAGGCCGACGCCTTCATGCAGCGCTACCGCGGGCAGGCGGTGGCCGAGGTGTTCCGCGAGGAGTGGCTGCGTGCGCTGCACCGTCGCCAGGACTGGGCCGGGATCCGCGCGGCGTGGGCGCCCACCATCGACAACACCGCGCTGCGTTGCATCGAACTCGATGCCCGCCAGCGCCTGGGCGCGGCGGATGCCCGCTGGGACCAGGAGGTGGCGGCGATCTGGACCAGCAGCGGCAACTCGCTGCCCGACGAGTGCGATGCGCCGTTCGCGGCCGCCACCACGCGCGGCAGCCTGACCCCCGCGCTGCGCTGGCAGCGGCTGGAACTGGCCGCAGCGGAATGGAACCCGGCGGTGATGCGCAGCGCCGCAGCCGGGCTGTCCGGGGGCGAACGTGCGCTGGCCGAGGACTATGCCGCCTTCGTACAGGCGCCACACAACCGTGCGCTGCTGTGGCCGAAGACACCACGCAGCCGGTTGGTGGCTTCGCACGGACTGGCGAAGCTGGGGCGCGAGGACCCGGACGCCGCCGAAGCGCGACTGCCCGCACTCGCCCAGGCGCTGGGTTTCGACGACAGCGAACGCGGGCGCGTGCTGCACCAGATCGCGCTGTGGACGGTCGCGTCCTACCTGCCGCGCTCGGCCGAACGGCTCGCGGCAGTACCCATGGCCGCCTACGACGAGCGCCTGCACGAATGGCAGGTGCGCGAGGCGATCACCCGCTCCGACTGGAAGACCGCGCTCGCCGCGATCCAGCGCATGCCGCCGACGCAGCGCAATGATTCGCGCTGGACCTATTTCGCCGGGCGCATGCACGAATTGCTGGGCGAGGCGCAGGCCGCGCGCACGCAGCTTACGCGCGCCGCGGGCGAGGCCACCTTCCACGGTTTCCTGGCCGCCGACCGCCTGGGGCAACCGTATGCGCTGTGTCCCCTGGAACTGCCTGCCGACGCTGCCGCGCGCGCGCGCGTCGCCAACCGCCCGGAGATGGTGCGCGCGATGGCGCTGTTCGGCGCCGACCGCCCCGGCTGGGCGACGCGCGAATGGAACGCCGCGCTGGAGACCTTCAGCGATGCCGAGCGTCGCATCGCGGTGGCGGTGGCGCAGGACCACGGCTGGTTCGACCGCGCGGTGTTCTCGCTCGGCCGGCAGCCCGAGGAGACCCGCTATTACACGCTGCGCTTCCCGCTGCACCATGACGACCTGATCCGCGCAGAGGCGCGCCGCCACAACCTCGACCCGGCGTGGATCGCGGCCGAGATCCGCGCCGAGAGCACCTTCAACCCGCGCGCGCGTTCGCCCGCCGATGCACGCGGGCTGATGCAGGTGATCCCCGCCACCGGGCAGGCGGTGGCGCGGCGCCTGGGCGAGCCCTGGGGCGGCGCGGAGAGCCTCTACGACGCGGCAGTGTCGATCCGCCTGGGCACCGCCTACCTGCGCGAGATGAAGGAGCGCTATGGCCTGCCCTATGTCGCCATCGCCGCCTACAACGCCGGCCCCGCGCCGACGCGACGCTGGATGGAACAGCGCCCGGGCATGGACCCCGACCTGTGGATCGAGACCATCAGCTACCGCGAGACGCGCGAGTACGTGGCGCGCGTGCTGGCCTTCAGCGTGATCTACGACTGGCGGCTGCATGGCGCGGCGGTGCCGGTCAGCGAGCGCATGCAGGGTCGCGTGGACGCACCGCGCAAGCCGTTCGCGTGCCCGGCCTGA
- a CDS encoding multifunctional CCA addition/repair protein, translating into MKTYLVGGAVRDRLLGLPPGDRDFVVVGSTPEAMEAAGFRPVGRDFPVFLHPDTAEEHALARTERKSGRGYRGFVVQADASVTLEQDLERRDFTINAIAEDADGRLVDPFGGARDLEARVLRHVGPAFVEDPLRVLRAARFMARFAPLGFRVAGETLALMRAMAAGGELADLVPERVWQELSRALAYAQPSAFLQTLRDSGALAVVLPEVDALYGVPQRAEYHPEIDTGVHTGMVCDMAAQLAPGDAVVGFAAMTHDLGKALTPPAEWPKHIGHEQRGVKPLLSLCERLKVPSAHRELAVMACREHLNVHRLFELRDRTVHTLLERCDAFRKPERIARLATVCEADKRGRLGLEDVPYPQAGELLRLLDAARAVQARDVVREGMTGPAIGEALARARVAAIGHARAPSPA; encoded by the coding sequence ATGAAGACCTATCTCGTCGGCGGCGCGGTGCGCGACCGCCTGCTGGGGTTGCCGCCGGGCGACCGCGACTTCGTCGTCGTCGGCAGCACGCCCGAAGCCATGGAGGCCGCGGGCTTCCGCCCGGTGGGGCGTGATTTCCCGGTGTTCCTGCATCCCGATACCGCTGAGGAACATGCGCTGGCGCGCACCGAGCGCAAGTCCGGGCGCGGCTATCGCGGCTTCGTGGTGCAGGCCGACGCATCGGTGACGCTGGAGCAGGACCTCGAACGCCGCGACTTCACCATCAACGCGATCGCCGAGGATGCCGACGGCCGCCTGGTGGATCCGTTCGGCGGCGCGCGCGACCTCGAGGCGCGGGTGCTGCGCCATGTCGGCCCGGCGTTCGTCGAGGATCCCCTGCGGGTACTGCGCGCCGCGCGCTTCATGGCGCGCTTCGCACCGCTGGGTTTCCGCGTGGCCGGGGAGACGCTGGCGCTCATGCGCGCAATGGCCGCCGGCGGCGAGCTTGCCGACCTGGTGCCCGAGCGCGTGTGGCAGGAACTGTCGCGTGCGCTCGCCTACGCACAGCCGTCCGCCTTCCTGCAGACGCTGCGCGACAGCGGCGCGCTCGCGGTGGTGCTGCCGGAGGTGGATGCGCTGTACGGCGTGCCGCAGCGCGCGGAATACCACCCCGAGATCGACACCGGCGTCCACACCGGGATGGTCTGCGACATGGCGGCGCAGCTTGCACCGGGGGATGCGGTGGTCGGGTTCGCGGCGATGACCCACGATCTCGGCAAGGCACTGACGCCGCCGGCGGAATGGCCGAAGCACATCGGCCACGAGCAGCGCGGGGTGAAACCGCTGCTGAGCCTGTGCGAGCGACTCAAGGTGCCGTCCGCGCATCGCGAGCTGGCGGTGATGGCCTGCCGCGAGCACCTCAACGTGCATCGCCTGTTCGAGCTGCGCGACCGCACCGTGCATACGCTGCTGGAGCGGTGCGATGCGTTCCGCAAGCCCGAGCGCATCGCCCGGCTGGCCACCGTCTGCGAGGCCGACAAGCGCGGCCGCCTGGGCCTGGAAGACGTGCCCTACCCGCAGGCGGGCGAACTGCTGCGCCTGCTGGACGCCGCCCGCGCGGTGCAGGCGCGCGACGTGGTGCGCGAGGGCATGACCGGACCCGCGATCGGCGAGGCCCTGGCGCGGGCCCGGGTCGCCGCGATCGGGCATGCGCGTGCACCGTCGCCAGCGTAG
- a CDS encoding DUF72 domain-containing protein — MVDLFSNIPQPKHGIRTGMGGWTFVPWRDNFYPKGLVQRRELEFASRQVTAIEINGTFYGPQKPATFARWRSETPEGFLFALKAPKQIVESRRLAETGARIDGFIHGGIAELGDRLGPLLWQLAPRRAFDRDDLAAFLDLLPRTLDGRPLRHVLEVRNPDFMCAEYLALARDQGVATVFTDSPAYPSFADITGDFVYARLMHSRDEVANGYPDAELDAWAQRARTWAAGGEPDDLPRVEPAAKRKASPREVFVFFIGAAKARNPAAAMALQQRL, encoded by the coding sequence ATGGTCGATCTCTTTAGCAACATCCCGCAGCCGAAGCACGGCATCCGCACCGGCATGGGTGGCTGGACCTTCGTGCCCTGGCGCGACAACTTCTATCCGAAGGGCCTGGTGCAGCGGCGCGAGCTGGAATTCGCCAGCCGCCAGGTCACCGCGATCGAGATCAACGGCACGTTCTATGGGCCGCAGAAGCCGGCCACGTTCGCGCGCTGGCGCTCGGAAACCCCGGAAGGCTTCCTGTTCGCGCTGAAGGCACCCAAGCAGATCGTCGAATCACGCCGGCTGGCGGAAACCGGCGCACGCATCGATGGCTTCATCCACGGCGGCATCGCCGAGCTGGGTGACCGGCTGGGCCCGCTGCTGTGGCAGCTGGCGCCGCGGCGTGCGTTCGACCGCGACGATCTCGCCGCCTTCCTCGACCTGCTGCCGCGCACGCTCGACGGCAGGCCATTGCGGCATGTGCTGGAGGTGCGCAACCCGGACTTCATGTGCGCGGAGTACCTGGCACTCGCGCGCGACCAGGGCGTGGCTACGGTGTTCACCGATTCACCGGCGTATCCGTCGTTCGCCGACATCACCGGCGACTTCGTCTATGCGCGGCTGATGCACAGCCGCGACGAGGTGGCCAACGGCTATCCGGATGCCGAGCTTGACGCCTGGGCGCAGCGCGCACGCACCTGGGCCGCCGGCGGGGAACCCGACGACCTGCCGCGGGTCGAGCCGGCCGCGAAGCGCAAGGCGTCGCCGCGCGAGGTGTTCGTGTTCTTCATCGGCGCGGCCAAGGCGCGCAACCCCGCCGCGGCCATGGCGCTGCAGCAGCGGCTGTAG
- the bla gene encoding subclass B3 metallo-beta-lactamase encodes MTLHRLFPAFACIALLAPASAHAAGPLPQLRAYEVREAWRKPLAPVSIAQNTWQIGTAGLSALLVAGNDGAILIDGGMPQAADHLLANIAALGLQPSDVKWIVHSQAHADHVGPLAAVKRATGARVASNAESAALLARGGADDLHFGDGMLYHPLQVDRLLQDGETLTLGELQLQVHFTPGHTPGSMSWSWTDIGSDGAPVRIVYADSLSAPGYRLVGNPRYPRIVEDFRRSIATLRALPCDLLLTPHPDASGWRYDATPARERELDCRGYADAAGAALDARINGERAAR; translated from the coding sequence ATGACCCTGCACCGCCTGTTCCCCGCATTCGCCTGCATCGCCCTGCTCGCACCCGCCAGTGCGCACGCGGCCGGACCCTTGCCACAGCTGCGTGCGTACGAGGTGCGCGAGGCCTGGCGGAAGCCGCTCGCGCCGGTGAGCATCGCGCAGAACACCTGGCAGATCGGTACCGCCGGCCTGAGCGCGCTGCTGGTGGCCGGCAACGACGGCGCGATCCTCATCGACGGCGGCATGCCGCAGGCCGCCGACCACCTGCTGGCCAACATCGCCGCGCTGGGGCTGCAGCCGTCGGACGTGAAGTGGATCGTGCACAGCCAGGCGCACGCGGACCATGTCGGCCCGCTGGCGGCGGTCAAGCGCGCCACCGGCGCGCGCGTGGCCAGCAATGCCGAGTCGGCCGCGCTGCTGGCACGTGGCGGCGCCGATGACCTGCATTTCGGCGACGGCATGCTCTATCACCCGCTGCAGGTCGACCGCCTGTTGCAGGACGGCGAAACCCTCACGCTCGGCGAACTGCAGCTGCAGGTGCATTTCACCCCCGGCCACACACCCGGCAGCATGAGCTGGAGCTGGACCGACATCGGCAGCGACGGCGCGCCGGTACGCATTGTCTATGCCGACAGCCTGAGCGCACCCGGCTACCGGCTGGTCGGAAACCCGCGCTACCCGCGCATCGTCGAGGACTTCCGCCGCAGCATCGCCACCCTGCGCGCCCTGCCCTGCGACCTGCTGCTGACACCGCACCCGGACGCCAGCGGCTGGCGTTATGACGCCACCCCCGCACGCGAGCGCGAACTCGACTGCCGCGGCTATGCGGACGCCGCCGGGGCCGCCCTCGACGCGCGGATCAACGGGGAACGTGCAGCGCGCTGA
- a CDS encoding IS481 family transposase, which translates to MNLHKHARLTPRGRALLVERVIDQGLRVEEAAHAAGVSVRTAYKWLRRFREEGWAGLDDRSSRPHRCPHATPPSVAAEVTALRRQRQTYRQISLALPVGLSTIARLMRRAGLHRLAELEPARPDNRYEYHQAGDLLHLDIKKLGRFWRPGHRITGDRQGASEGAGWEFVHLAIDDHSRVAFGTIEGDERGSSACRALLQALRYYRGLGVTFTRVMTDNGACYKSRRFCRLLRRLGLRHLRTRPYTPRTNGKAERLVQTALREWAYACSYDSSEQRRHALPRWLHQYNWHRPHASLGYQPPISRIQLPLNNVLGLHS; encoded by the coding sequence ATGAACCTGCATAAACATGCCCGTCTTACGCCTCGCGGTCGAGCCCTTCTGGTGGAGCGGGTGATCGACCAAGGCCTGCGGGTCGAGGAAGCTGCGCACGCGGCGGGCGTGAGCGTCAGGACCGCATACAAGTGGCTACGCCGCTTTCGCGAGGAAGGCTGGGCCGGCTTGGATGATCGGTCATCGCGACCGCATCGGTGCCCGCATGCCACACCGCCATCGGTGGCCGCAGAGGTGACCGCTCTGCGTCGTCAGCGTCAGACCTACCGCCAGATCTCATTGGCTTTGCCTGTCGGCCTCAGCACCATTGCCCGGCTGATGCGCCGCGCCGGGCTGCACCGGCTGGCCGAGCTTGAGCCGGCGCGCCCGGATAACCGCTACGAGTATCACCAGGCCGGGGACCTGTTGCATCTGGACATCAAGAAGCTGGGCCGCTTCTGGCGCCCTGGCCATCGGATCACGGGCGATCGCCAAGGCGCGTCCGAGGGCGCAGGCTGGGAGTTCGTCCACCTTGCCATCGACGATCACTCACGGGTCGCCTTCGGCACCATCGAAGGCGATGAGCGCGGATCCAGCGCTTGCCGCGCACTGCTTCAAGCCTTGCGCTACTACCGCGGTCTGGGAGTCACTTTCACCCGGGTGATGACCGACAACGGTGCCTGCTACAAGTCCCGGCGCTTCTGCCGGCTCCTGCGCCGCCTGGGCCTGCGCCATCTGCGCACGCGACCCTACACCCCGCGGACCAACGGCAAGGCCGAACGCCTGGTCCAGACCGCTTTGCGCGAATGGGCCTATGCCTGTTCCTACGACAGCTCGGAGCAGCGCCGGCACGCTCTTCCTCGCTGGCTGCACCAGTACAACTGGCACCGGCCGCACGCCAGCCTTGGCTACCAACCCCCAATCAGCCGCATCCAGCTTCCACTGAACAACGTCCTGGGTTTACACAGCTAG
- a CDS encoding DUF6159 family protein has translation MLEKFQRSWALVKASAAVLRSDKELMLFPVISGMCTLVVLATFLLPMSVFGGFSGSWGFGAIAVGLLFYFCQYSVIIFFNCALVAAAMIRLDGGDPGLGDGLRAARARLPAILGYAAIAATVGVLLQSLRNREGNVLVRLFGGLLGAAWTLATFLVVPVLVSRDVGPIEALKESVRLLKRTWGENAIGNVGIGAAFGLISTVTIVAGIALTVLAAKAWLGLAILVGGLFAIAVLLLGVVQSALGGVYSAVLYRYANTGEAPAGFQPAALEQAFRARG, from the coding sequence ATGCTGGAGAAGTTTCAGCGCAGCTGGGCGCTGGTGAAGGCGAGCGCGGCGGTGCTGCGTTCCGACAAGGAGCTGATGCTGTTCCCGGTGATCTCGGGCATGTGCACGCTGGTGGTGCTGGCGACGTTCCTGCTGCCGATGTCGGTGTTCGGTGGCTTCTCCGGCAGCTGGGGCTTCGGCGCGATCGCGGTCGGGCTGCTGTTCTACTTCTGCCAGTACAGCGTGATCATCTTCTTCAATTGCGCGCTGGTGGCGGCGGCGATGATCCGCCTCGACGGCGGCGATCCGGGCCTGGGTGACGGCCTGCGCGCGGCCCGCGCGCGACTGCCGGCGATCCTGGGCTATGCGGCGATCGCCGCGACCGTGGGCGTGCTGCTGCAGTCGCTGCGCAACCGCGAGGGCAACGTGCTCGTCCGCCTGTTCGGCGGCCTGCTCGGCGCGGCGTGGACCCTGGCCACGTTCCTGGTGGTGCCGGTGCTGGTCAGCCGTGATGTCGGGCCGATCGAGGCACTGAAGGAAAGCGTGCGCCTGCTCAAGCGCACCTGGGGCGAGAACGCCATCGGCAACGTCGGCATCGGGGCCGCGTTCGGCCTGATCAGCACGGTCACGATCGTTGCCGGCATCGCGCTGACGGTGCTGGCGGCCAAGGCCTGGCTGGGCCTGGCGATCCTGGTGGGCGGGCTGTTCGCGATCGCGGTGCTGCTGCTGGGCGTGGTGCAGTCGGCGCTGGGCGGCGTGTATTCGGCGGTGCTCTACCGCTATGCCAACACCGGCGAGGCGCCCGCTGGCTTCCAGCCGGCAGCCCTGGAGCAGGCGTTCCGCGCGCGCGGCTGA